The genomic stretch GAGCGCAATGACAGACATTCGCAAGATCACGCCAGAGGAAATTGCCGCTGCGGTCTCTGAGATGAACCGCGAGCTAAAGGCCGTGGGCGAGGGCGCAATCGACCGGATTGATTGTTCTCCGGAAAACATTGAGCAAGGGCTTGCGCGGCTTGTGCTCAGTTTAATTGAGCTGTTGCGGCGTCTGCTGGAGCGCCAGGCTATCCGTCGCATGGAAGGTGGATCGTTAGGCGATACAAAGGTGGAAGAGATGGGGCAGGCGCTGATGCGCCTGGAAGCCAAGGTCAACGAGCTTGCCGCCGCCTTTGGACTTAAGCCGGAAGACCTGAACCTTGAGCTGGGCCCTCTGGGAAATCTTCTGGACAAATAAAGCGCCGCGGGCTCAAACCCATCAATCAGACGCATAAAATGCGGGTTTTGCGTATGCAGGCAACCAATTTCGGGAATGTGAGCATCTCAAAATCACGCGCTGGCTCCTCCCCCTTCCGGATTGTTCGTAGGCCAGTTAAAAAAGCTATCAAAGGTTGACAGTTTGTAGTGAGGCTGGTTAGGATGCGGTGACACGAGTCGCGTGGATTCTCCCAGTCCCCGGCGATCTCTTCTGTTTTTTCCTGAGATATTATGCAAAGAGTTCCTACGGTTTCCGGAACAGCAAACCTGCTGGACATCCTTGATCGAGTACTCGATAAAGGGCTTGTGATTGCGGGTGACATCCGCGTTTCGCTTGCCAACGTGGAGTTGCTCACGATCCGTATCCGGCTGCTTGTTTGTTCTGTCGATAAAGCTGAGGCCATAGGTCTCAATTGGTGGAAGTACGATCCTAATCTCACGGCTCCTGTGCCTGAGAACGTTGTGCGGAGGACCCAGTTACCCGGTGCGCCACCGGCGTCCCAGACGCCGAACCGGAAGAGGCCCGCTGTCCGCGCAAAAAGAGTGAAGTGAGCCGATCGATCTTAATGAAGGAGGCCCTCGAATGGCCGTTGAAAGAGTTTCCGGCGGATCAAGTTTAATCGATGTTCTGGATCGAGTGCTCGACAAAGGTATCGTCATTGATGCCTGGGTTCGCATTTCGCTGGTCGGCATTGACTTGATCACGGTAGAAGCCCGCGTCGTCGTTGCGTCCATTGATACCTACCTCAAGTACGCTGACGCTGTGGGTCTCACGGGTCTGGTTTCCCGTCCCACGTTGACTGAAGGCGGCGCTGAAGGTGAAGAAGGAGAACTGGGTGAAGTCAGTCCTCGTACACCCCGCCGGCGGCGGTAAGGCCTGGACTCGGGGACACGCATGGCTACGGCCGAAATCCGGATGCAACCGGCGCGCATGAATGGACGGCGTACAGCCCAACCTCGCCGTCCTGCCGTTCTTCGTCTGTTGCAGGCGGAACGCTCGGAGGAGATCTTCCCGCTTTTGCTGGAAGAGATCATCGCTCTCGGCAATCCGCGCGCGCTTGTTGTTGACGTGAATCTCGACAGTGGTGAAATCACGCCGGCTGCGGCGCTGAAATGGCCTCGTGCGCAGATGGAAAAATTTACCAGCGCGCTCTGGATGCAGGACCATCCTCTTACCAGCGTTCTGCACTCCGTGCGGCCGGAGGTGCTGGAAAAAAGCAACCTGCACAACCGCCCCATTTACGTCCATCCCATTCTTTATTCCAACCGCAATCTTTGCTGGGAAGCGGACCGTATTCGCGCCTCAAGCTGTCTGGCGGTGCAGAACTCGCGCCGGGAAAAACGTGTCCGCCTGGAAGACCAGGTGTGTTCCACCTGTGAGATGCGCGCCTATGCCGCGGTAGTGGTGGTGGAACTGCCCAGGAACCACTCTGCCCAGGCCATTGCCGAGCTAGGCGAGTTGATTGACCTGGCCAACCGCTATCTTTCGCGCCTGTTCAAGGTTGAGCATTATTACAACCGCATGCGTGATATGGAAATCACCATCGCGCAAATGGGCACTGTAATGCAGAGCATGGCTGACCCGGTCATTCTCACTGACACGCAGCATCGCGTCATCATGCAGAACAAGGCCGCAGAGCGCTTCTTCCGAGTGCCGGAAGAGATGACAGAAGGTTTGGTGCGCGCGGTTGAGTTCAACAACCTGCTTTTCTCCGCGGCGCTCTCTTCCATGCTGGTTTCCGGCAGCGATTCCCATCGTGATCTCACGCTGGTGGACGCCATTGAGGGCGAAGAAATGCTGTTTGAAGCCGTTTCTGCGCCCACTTTCGGCCCGGACGGCATTCAGCTCGGCACTGTAACCGTGATGCGTGACGTGACCGATCTCCGTCGCGCTGACCAGGAATTGCGCCTGAATTATGAACGGCTCAGCGAAGCTGAAGAAGTTGTGCGGCAGGACCGTGACCGCCTGAACCTGATTATTGAAAACGTCGGCGACCCAATTGTGGTGTGCGATGGCAAAGCCAAGATCGTGCTGGTGGACCCGCTGGCCCAGG from Terriglobia bacterium encodes the following:
- a CDS encoding gas vesicle protein K; the encoded protein is MTDIRKITPEEIAAAVSEMNRELKAVGEGAIDRIDCSPENIEQGLARLVLSLIELLRRLLERQAIRRMEGGSLGDTKVEEMGQALMRLEAKVNELAAAFGLKPEDLNLELGPLGNLLDK
- a CDS encoding gas vesicle protein, giving the protein MQRVPTVSGTANLLDILDRVLDKGLVIAGDIRVSLANVELLTIRIRLLVCSVDKAEAIGLNWWKYDPNLTAPVPENVVRRTQLPGAPPASQTPNRKRPAVRAKRVK
- the gvpA gene encoding gas vesicle structural protein GvpA (There are 14 genes on the gvp gene cluster in halophilic archaea. The product of gvpA is a structural component of gas vesicles, which provide buoyancy to cells and promote flotation. It has been reported that the products of gvpAO and gvpFGJKLM represent the minimal set required for gas vesicle formation in halophilic archaea.); this encodes MAVERVSGGSSLIDVLDRVLDKGIVIDAWVRISLVGIDLITVEARVVVASIDTYLKYADAVGLTGLVSRPTLTEGGAEGEEGELGEVSPRTPRRRR
- a CDS encoding PAS domain-containing protein, yielding MATAEIRMQPARMNGRRTAQPRRPAVLRLLQAERSEEIFPLLLEEIIALGNPRALVVDVNLDSGEITPAAALKWPRAQMEKFTSALWMQDHPLTSVLHSVRPEVLEKSNLHNRPIYVHPILYSNRNLCWEADRIRASSCLAVQNSRREKRVRLEDQVCSTCEMRAYAAVVVVELPRNHSAQAIAELGELIDLANRYLSRLFKVEHYYNRMRDMEITIAQMGTVMQSMADPVILTDTQHRVIMQNKAAERFFRVPEEMTEGLVRAVEFNNLLFSAALSSMLVSGSDSHRDLTLVDAIEGEEMLFEAVSAPTFGPDGIQLGTVTVMRDVTDLRRADQELRLNYERLSEAEEVVRQDRDRLNLIIENVGDPIVVCDGKAKIVLVDPLAQELFGTEVDVVRDTVQFQNQTKLTAFIDAFTSSFADRETAPLRLYNPTLRQEIDYDARSGKIYGERGQVAYTVTVLRDLTALRKVEQLKVERRMLEIEKFAATGRLAATIAHEVNNPMEAIKNAIYLLASAIPDNAAPVYNILKSETERVARIVRQMLGLYRNTEQVKPVNVNTIIEDTLLLLNRQLQRANVEVQTQLDVLPDAVIAADQIRQVLSNLVINARDAMPNGGKLRIRSRHIPGYDDLHGWVRILIADTGSGIPPEMIRTIFEPFVTTKGERGTGLGLWIVKGIIQNHAGKLSVRSRLGRGTTFKIDLPVVKL